The Streptomyces sp. NBC_00344 genome includes a window with the following:
- the pepN gene encoding aminopeptidase N → MSVLTRDEAQNRAQFLDVQRYTIDLDLTRGDELFDSRTAIHFTAHAAGDTFVELKPAELRSITLDGQPLDPEALTGNRFPLTGLTEGAHELQVDTAMRYSRTGEGMHRFTDPTDGETYLYTQLFMEDVQRVFAAFDQPDLKAVFELGVTAPEGWRVLANGITEHTGDGHWHAAPTPLISTYLVAVAAGPWHSVTTEHAGLPFGIHCRRSLAPYLEADAEEILEITRACYDRYHQKFDEPYPFDSYDQAFVPEFNAGAMENPGLVTFRDEFIFRSAVTDTERQTRGMVIAHEMAHMWFGDLVTLQWWDDIWLNESFAEYMGYQTLAEATRFTDTWVDFAIARKAWGYDADQRPSTHPVAPDPAAVPDTASAMLNFDGISYAKGASALRQLVAWLGEKDFLAGINIHFARHRFGNATLADFINNLASATDRDVHGWAEQWLATTGVDTLTPRITQTAGSWSLTVDREGSRPHRITVGAYDLDPVDPALLVRRDRFEVDVPAGETATTRPGRRPDLLLLNDGDLTYAKVRLDSVSRDTTERALSGIPDPLTRSVIWNAARDMVRDGELPPITYLETAAAHLPHESDLAIVQGVLAFASTHIADRYLPAGERPAALATIGTICRALIRRTEDGHNPGLRLIAVRHFIDAATQPDAIQAWLADDSVPGGPELDPELRWRILQRLAVLGATDEKTIAAELDRDLSASGQEGAARCRAALPNPEAKAAAWHQLFASDDLSNYLFSATAQGFWQPEQTDLVEQYTKRYYDDAAALADRRGPAIAEAAGRYAFPAHDITADALERGERCLRQAELLPALRRKLADQLDDLRRALEVRTG, encoded by the coding sequence ATGTCCGTACTGACGCGCGACGAAGCGCAGAACCGAGCCCAGTTCCTCGATGTCCAGCGGTACACGATCGACCTCGATCTGACCCGGGGGGATGAACTCTTCGACTCCCGCACCGCCATTCACTTCACCGCGCACGCGGCCGGGGACACCTTCGTCGAGCTCAAGCCCGCTGAACTGCGTTCCATCACGCTCGACGGACAGCCCCTCGACCCCGAAGCGCTGACCGGCAACCGGTTCCCCCTCACCGGGCTCACCGAGGGCGCCCACGAACTCCAGGTCGACACCGCCATGCGCTACTCCCGCACCGGCGAAGGAATGCACCGTTTCACCGACCCCACGGACGGCGAAACCTACCTCTACACCCAGCTGTTCATGGAAGACGTCCAGCGGGTCTTCGCCGCATTCGACCAGCCCGACCTCAAAGCCGTCTTCGAACTCGGCGTCACCGCCCCCGAGGGCTGGAGGGTCCTCGCCAACGGCATCACCGAACACACCGGGGACGGCCACTGGCACGCCGCGCCCACCCCCCTCATCTCCACCTACCTCGTCGCCGTCGCCGCAGGCCCCTGGCACTCCGTGACCACCGAACACGCCGGGCTGCCCTTCGGTATCCACTGCCGCCGCTCCCTGGCGCCCTACCTGGAAGCCGACGCCGAGGAGATCCTCGAGATCACCCGCGCCTGCTACGACCGCTACCACCAGAAGTTCGACGAGCCCTACCCCTTCGACTCCTACGACCAGGCCTTCGTCCCCGAATTCAACGCCGGCGCCATGGAGAACCCGGGCCTGGTCACCTTCCGCGACGAGTTCATCTTCCGCTCGGCCGTCACCGACACCGAACGGCAGACCCGCGGCATGGTCATCGCCCACGAGATGGCCCACATGTGGTTCGGCGACCTCGTCACCCTCCAGTGGTGGGACGACATCTGGCTCAACGAGTCCTTCGCCGAATACATGGGCTACCAGACCCTCGCCGAAGCCACCCGCTTCACCGACACCTGGGTCGACTTCGCCATCGCCCGCAAAGCCTGGGGATACGACGCCGACCAGCGCCCCTCCACCCACCCCGTCGCCCCCGATCCCGCCGCCGTCCCCGACACCGCGTCCGCGATGCTCAACTTCGACGGCATCTCCTACGCCAAGGGCGCATCCGCACTCCGCCAGCTCGTCGCCTGGCTCGGCGAGAAGGACTTCCTGGCCGGCATCAACATCCACTTCGCACGCCACCGCTTCGGCAACGCCACCCTCGCCGACTTCATCAACAACCTCGCATCCGCAACCGACCGGGACGTCCACGGCTGGGCGGAACAGTGGCTGGCCACCACGGGCGTCGACACCCTCACCCCCAGGATCACCCAGACCGCCGGCTCCTGGTCGCTCACCGTCGACCGCGAAGGCAGCCGCCCCCACCGCATCACTGTCGGTGCCTACGACCTCGACCCCGTCGACCCGGCCCTCCTCGTACGCCGCGACCGCTTCGAAGTGGACGTCCCCGCCGGTGAAACCGCCACCACCCGCCCCGGCCGCCGCCCCGACCTGCTCCTCCTCAACGACGGCGACCTGACCTACGCCAAGGTCCGCCTGGACAGCGTGTCCCGGGACACCACGGAACGCGCGCTCTCCGGCATCCCCGACCCACTGACCCGCTCCGTCATCTGGAACGCGGCCCGCGACATGGTCCGCGACGGTGAACTGCCGCCCATCACCTACCTGGAAACCGCGGCCGCCCACCTCCCGCACGAATCCGACCTGGCCATCGTCCAGGGCGTACTGGCCTTCGCCTCCACCCACATCGCCGACCGCTACCTCCCCGCCGGCGAACGCCCCGCCGCACTCGCCACCATCGGCACGATCTGCCGCGCACTCATCCGCCGCACCGAGGACGGCCACAACCCAGGACTCCGGCTCATCGCCGTACGCCACTTCATCGACGCAGCCACCCAACCCGACGCCATCCAGGCGTGGCTCGCCGACGACAGCGTCCCCGGCGGCCCCGAACTCGACCCCGAACTGCGCTGGCGCATCCTCCAGCGCCTGGCCGTCCTCGGCGCCACCGACGAGAAGACGATCGCCGCCGAACTGGACCGCGACCTCAGCGCCTCCGGCCAGGAAGGCGCCGCCCGCTGCCGGGCCGCACTGCCGAACCCGGAAGCCAAAGCGGCGGCCTGGCACCAGCTCTTCGCCTCCGACGACCTCTCCAACTACCTCTTCAGCGCCACCGCGCAAGGCTTCTGGCAGCCGGAACAGACCGACCTCGTCGAGCAGTACACCAAGCGGTACTACGACGACGCGGCCGCCCTCGCCGACCGACGCGGACCGGCCATCGCCGAAGCCGCCGGACGCTACGCATTCCCGGCCCACGACATCACAGCCGACGCACTCGAGCGCGGCGAACGCTGCCTGCGGCAGGCAGAACTGCTCCCCGCCCTGCGCCGCAAACTCGCCGACCAGCTCGACGACCTGCGACGCGCCCTGGAAGTCCGCACCGGCTGA
- a CDS encoding pyridoxal phosphate-dependent decarboxylase family protein, whose amino-acid sequence MSTPPPLAGGVAGPTTLRPLIGTVLDALRDGAAERGGPLPAGGPHAVAVRVRTAAEPVLPDTGTGADEALRTLVHIVAEGAADPADPRCAAHLHCPPLALATAADLAASALNPSMDSWDQAPAASELETLVTRALAAEIYPAGDALITTGGTESNQLAVLLARERHGNLQLVCGANAHHSLHRAAWLLGLPAPVTVPAPTGTIDTAALDETLTGLHGPVLVAATAGTTDTGLIDPLPEVADLCAHHHAELHIDASYGGPLLFSNTHRSKLTGLARAHSVTLDLHKLGWQPVAAGLLAVPSPAVLDTLTHRADYLNADDDTEAGLPDLLGRSLRTTRRPDVLKIAVTLRALGRTGLAGLIDRTCAIAQEFADLVETHPGLELHQHPTISTVLLRPIGADDETVAAIRRTLLTEGHAVLGRARADGRLWLKATLLNPHATTGDLEAILKLLEGSTPR is encoded by the coding sequence ATGAGTACGCCGCCACCCCTCGCCGGAGGGGTCGCAGGCCCCACCACCCTGCGGCCCCTCATCGGTACGGTTCTCGACGCCCTGCGGGACGGAGCCGCCGAACGGGGCGGCCCCCTCCCCGCCGGAGGACCGCACGCAGTCGCGGTAAGAGTACGAACCGCCGCCGAACCCGTACTCCCCGACACCGGCACCGGCGCCGACGAAGCACTCCGCACCCTCGTCCACATCGTCGCCGAAGGCGCCGCGGACCCAGCCGACCCCCGCTGCGCCGCCCACCTGCACTGCCCGCCGCTCGCCCTCGCCACCGCGGCCGACCTCGCCGCTTCGGCGCTGAACCCTTCCATGGACTCCTGGGACCAGGCCCCGGCCGCCTCCGAACTCGAAACGCTCGTCACCCGGGCACTGGCCGCCGAGATCTACCCCGCTGGCGACGCACTCATCACCACCGGCGGCACCGAGTCCAACCAGCTCGCCGTACTGCTCGCCCGGGAACGCCACGGCAACCTCCAGCTCGTCTGCGGCGCCAACGCCCACCACTCGCTGCACCGCGCCGCCTGGCTGCTCGGCCTCCCCGCACCGGTCACCGTCCCCGCCCCCACCGGGACCATCGACACCGCCGCACTCGACGAGACACTCACCGGACTGCACGGTCCTGTCCTCGTCGCAGCCACCGCCGGCACCACGGACACCGGACTCATCGACCCGCTCCCCGAGGTCGCCGACCTCTGCGCACACCACCACGCCGAACTCCACATCGACGCCTCCTACGGCGGACCGCTCCTCTTCAGCAACACCCACCGCAGCAAACTCACCGGCCTCGCCCGCGCCCACTCCGTAACCCTCGACCTGCACAAACTCGGCTGGCAACCCGTCGCCGCCGGCCTCCTCGCCGTCCCCTCACCCGCGGTGCTCGACACCCTCACCCACCGGGCCGACTACCTCAACGCCGACGACGACACCGAAGCCGGCCTCCCCGACCTCCTCGGACGCTCCCTGCGCACCACCCGGCGCCCCGACGTACTCAAGATCGCCGTCACCCTCCGCGCCCTCGGACGCACCGGCCTCGCCGGCCTCATCGACCGCACCTGCGCCATCGCACAGGAATTCGCCGACCTCGTCGAAACACACCCCGGCCTCGAACTCCACCAGCACCCCACCATCTCCACCGTGCTGCTGCGCCCCATCGGAGCCGACGACGAAACCGTCGCTGCCATCCGCCGCACTCTGCTCACCGAAGGCCACGCCGTACTGGGCCGGGCCCGCGCCGACGGCCGCCTCTGGCTCAAAGCCACCCTCCTCAACCCCCATGCCACCACCGGTGACCTCGAGGCCATCCTCAAACTCCTGGAAGGCAGTACGCCCCGATGA
- a CDS encoding lysine N(6)-hydroxylase/L-ornithine N(5)-oxygenase family protein, with translation MTDQQPPEHPPHDLVGVGIGPFNLSLAALAHPLTALSTAFYDQGTAFRWHPGLLIEDATLQVPFLADLVTLAAPASPWSFLSYLKERERLFPFYFAERFHIRRTEYDAYCRWVSENLPGLHFGHQIDAIRWNPERALFEIDFTQLDAAGTAEALGRTYSRNVALGIGTEPHIPEALKPLAEAHSVPVVHSAHYLENRERLIAAEHITVIGSGQSGAEIFLDLLRARPPGREKISWLARTEAFAPMEYSKLGLEHFTPDYTRYFHQLPETARDALGPQQWQLHKGIDTETIAAIHEELYRRTQHGGWPDAVLTPGVTVRTAGRVATTRVELHLEHVRQGTRTRLTTDAVVLATGYRERPIDALLAGLDPYMRRDASERPRIDDRYRLVLDPSVTGSVHVQNAERHTHGVGAPDLGLAAWRSATILNSITGTNPYPLPRRTAFTSFGLDRERALPPQNHHDMVPLAEHT, from the coding sequence ATGACCGACCAGCAGCCCCCCGAACACCCACCGCACGACCTGGTGGGGGTCGGCATCGGGCCGTTCAACCTCTCCCTCGCCGCCCTTGCCCACCCCCTCACCGCACTCTCCACCGCCTTCTACGACCAAGGCACGGCCTTCCGCTGGCACCCCGGCCTGCTCATCGAAGACGCAACGCTCCAAGTCCCCTTCCTGGCCGACCTGGTCACACTCGCCGCGCCGGCCAGCCCCTGGTCGTTCCTCAGCTACCTCAAAGAACGCGAACGGCTCTTCCCCTTCTACTTCGCCGAGCGCTTCCACATCCGGCGCACCGAATACGACGCCTACTGCCGCTGGGTCAGCGAGAACCTGCCAGGACTCCACTTCGGCCACCAGATCGACGCCATCCGCTGGAACCCCGAACGCGCACTGTTCGAAATCGACTTCACCCAACTCGACGCCGCAGGCACAGCAGAAGCCCTGGGCCGCACCTACAGCCGCAACGTGGCCCTCGGCATCGGCACCGAGCCCCACATCCCCGAAGCACTCAAACCCCTCGCCGAAGCCCACTCCGTCCCCGTCGTCCACTCCGCCCACTACCTAGAGAACCGGGAACGGCTCATCGCCGCCGAACACATCACCGTCATCGGCTCAGGACAGTCCGGCGCCGAGATCTTCCTCGACCTGCTGCGCGCCCGCCCCCCGGGCCGCGAAAAAATCAGCTGGCTCGCCCGCACCGAGGCCTTCGCCCCCATGGAGTACTCCAAACTCGGTCTGGAGCACTTCACCCCGGACTACACCCGCTACTTCCACCAACTGCCCGAAACAGCACGCGACGCCCTCGGACCCCAGCAGTGGCAACTCCACAAAGGCATCGACACGGAGACCATCGCCGCCATCCACGAGGAGCTCTACCGACGCACCCAGCACGGCGGCTGGCCCGACGCCGTCCTCACCCCCGGAGTGACCGTCCGCACCGCCGGCCGCGTCGCCACCACCCGGGTCGAACTCCACCTGGAACACGTCCGGCAAGGCACCCGCACCCGCCTCACCACAGACGCCGTCGTCCTCGCCACCGGCTACCGGGAACGCCCCATCGACGCCCTGCTCGCCGGCCTCGACCCGTACATGCGACGCGACGCATCCGAACGCCCGCGCATCGACGACCGGTACCGGCTCGTCCTCGACCCCTCCGTCACCGGATCAGTCCACGTACAGAACGCCGAACGCCACACCCACGGTGTCGGCGCCCCCGACCTCGGACTCGCCGCCTGGCGCAGCGCCACCATCCTGAACTCGATCACGGGGACCAACCCCTACCCACTGCCCCGCCGAACCGCCTTCACCAGCTTCGGCCTCGACCGCGAACGAGCCCTGCCGCCACAGAACCACCACGACATGGTCCCCCTGGCCGAGCACACCTGA
- a CDS encoding bifunctional metallophosphatase/5'-nucleotidase, with the protein MPLNRRTFLGTSAAAGAGVAIAGGAAVPAEAHDRGTGHGRPPKRYSFTVMGTTDLHGHVFNWDYFTDKEYDDAAHNDVGLAKISTLVEEIRAEKGRHNTLMIDAGDTIQGTQLAYYYAKIDPITAKHGPVHPMAQAMNVIGYDAAALGNHEFNYGIPVLRKFEEQCDFPLLGANALDAKTLRPAFAPYVIKKLRTPNGRDVKVAILGLTNPGIAIWDKANVQGKMTFPGLEEQAAKYVPRLRSMGADVVIVSAHSGASGTSSYGDQIPYVENAAGLVAEQVPGIDAILVGHAHVEIPERLVTNKETGRQVVLSEPLLWGERLTVFDFDLVWEKGRWTVENAGSRVLNSNTAVEDPRITGLLTDEHKKVVAYVNQVIGTSKAAMTTADAPWKDEPIIDLINTVQTDTVRAALAGGAYAALPVLSQASCFSRTAQIPAGNVTIKDAAGLYPFENTLEARLLTGAQIREYLEFSARYYVQTAAGGPVDTSKLTNADGTPDYNYDAVSGLTYEIDIAAAPGSRIVNLFFAGKAIDPAAQFVLAVNNYRASGGGNFPHVAAAKQLWANSDEIRNTIIAWLQAKGEVDPAEFASVDWKLTRGGTPVF; encoded by the coding sequence ATGCCGCTCAACCGAAGGACGTTCCTGGGTACGTCGGCCGCCGCTGGCGCCGGTGTGGCGATCGCGGGGGGTGCTGCTGTGCCCGCGGAGGCGCATGACCGCGGGACGGGTCACGGGCGTCCGCCGAAGCGGTACTCGTTCACGGTGATGGGCACCACCGATCTGCATGGTCATGTCTTCAACTGGGACTACTTCACGGACAAGGAGTACGACGACGCCGCGCACAACGACGTCGGTCTGGCGAAGATCTCCACGTTGGTGGAGGAGATCCGTGCCGAGAAGGGCCGCCACAACACGCTGATGATCGATGCGGGTGACACGATCCAGGGCACCCAGCTGGCGTACTACTACGCGAAGATCGACCCCATCACGGCGAAGCACGGTCCTGTGCACCCCATGGCGCAGGCGATGAACGTGATCGGCTATGACGCGGCCGCGCTGGGCAACCACGAGTTCAACTACGGCATTCCAGTGCTGCGTAAATTCGAGGAGCAGTGCGATTTTCCGCTGCTCGGTGCGAATGCGCTGGATGCGAAGACGCTGCGGCCGGCGTTCGCTCCGTATGTCATCAAGAAGTTGCGCACACCGAACGGCCGCGATGTGAAGGTGGCGATTCTGGGTCTGACGAATCCGGGTATTGCCATCTGGGACAAGGCGAATGTGCAGGGGAAGATGACGTTCCCTGGTCTGGAGGAGCAGGCGGCGAAGTACGTGCCGCGGCTGCGTTCGATGGGCGCGGATGTGGTGATCGTGTCCGCGCACTCGGGTGCGAGCGGCACGTCGTCGTACGGGGACCAGATCCCGTATGTGGAGAACGCGGCGGGTCTGGTGGCGGAGCAGGTGCCGGGGATCGACGCGATTCTGGTGGGTCATGCTCATGTGGAGATCCCTGAGCGCCTGGTGACGAACAAGGAGACCGGCCGGCAGGTGGTGCTTTCGGAGCCGCTGCTGTGGGGTGAGCGGCTGACGGTCTTCGATTTCGATCTGGTGTGGGAGAAGGGCCGCTGGACGGTCGAGAACGCCGGTTCGCGAGTGCTCAACTCCAATACGGCGGTGGAGGATCCGAGGATCACCGGGCTGCTGACGGATGAGCACAAGAAGGTTGTGGCGTATGTCAATCAGGTGATCGGGACGTCGAAGGCCGCGATGACCACGGCGGATGCGCCGTGGAAGGACGAGCCGATCATCGACCTGATCAATACGGTGCAGACGGACACGGTGCGGGCGGCGCTGGCGGGTGGCGCGTACGCGGCGCTGCCGGTGCTGTCGCAGGCGTCGTGTTTCTCGCGTACGGCGCAGATTCCTGCGGGGAATGTGACGATCAAGGATGCGGCGGGGCTGTATCCGTTCGAGAACACCCTCGAGGCGCGGCTGCTGACCGGGGCTCAGATCAGGGAGTATCTGGAGTTCTCGGCCCGGTATTACGTGCAGACGGCGGCTGGTGGTCCGGTGGACACGTCGAAGCTGACGAACGCCGACGGTACGCCCGACTACAACTACGACGCGGTTTCGGGTCTGACGTATGAGATCGACATCGCGGCTGCTCCGGGTTCGCGGATCGTGAATCTGTTCTTCGCGGGCAAGGCGATCGATCCGGCGGCGCAGTTCGTGCTGGCGGTGAACAACTACCGGGCGAGCGGGGGCGGCAACTTCCCGCATGTGGCGGCGGCGAAGCAGCTGTGGGCGAATTCGGACGAGATCCGGAACACGATCATCGCCTGGCTTCAGGCGAAGGGTGAGGTGGATCCGGCGGAGTTCGCCTCGGTGGACTGGAAGCTGACGCGTGGTGGTACGCCGGTCTTCTAG
- a CDS encoding SIMPL domain-containing protein produces MTDEASTPQHTPAAPYGTPDVPRVAVRGEARLEVDPEIARISITVSARGKDRRAALDDLTRRNAQLIELTKTYGAAVEKLETGSFSVTPEPAQHGRSERIRAYHGRVHVTVVLNDFTALGELATRIADLDMTRVSGPWWSLRSDSPAHAEARRQAVREAVKRAREYAGALDARLAALVELADLGAENAAASAPMPAAPGGLRSRAAYGGAESEAPAALDLEPQLQTVYAQVNARFTMTPPEL; encoded by the coding sequence ATGACCGATGAAGCGTCCACACCCCAGCACACCCCAGCGGCGCCCTACGGCACCCCCGACGTCCCCCGCGTGGCCGTCCGCGGCGAAGCACGCCTCGAAGTCGACCCCGAGATCGCCCGTATCAGCATCACCGTCAGCGCCCGCGGCAAGGACCGCCGCGCCGCACTCGACGACCTCACCCGCCGCAACGCCCAACTCATCGAGCTCACCAAGACCTACGGCGCCGCCGTCGAAAAGCTCGAAACCGGCTCCTTCTCCGTCACCCCCGAACCCGCCCAGCACGGCAGAAGCGAACGTATCCGCGCTTACCACGGCCGTGTCCACGTCACCGTCGTACTCAACGACTTCACCGCACTCGGTGAACTGGCCACCCGCATCGCGGACCTGGACATGACTCGTGTCTCGGGGCCCTGGTGGTCGCTGCGCAGTGACTCACCCGCCCACGCGGAAGCCCGCCGCCAAGCGGTCCGGGAGGCCGTCAAACGAGCCCGCGAATACGCGGGCGCACTCGACGCCCGGCTCGCCGCGCTCGTGGAACTCGCCGACCTCGGCGCGGAGAACGCCGCCGCATCGGCGCCCATGCCGGCCGCACCCGGCGGTTTGCGGTCGCGGGCGGCCTACGGCGGGGCCGAATCCGAAGCCCCCGCCGCACTCGACCTCGAACCCCAGCTGCAGACCGTTTACGCGCAGGTAAATGCCCGCTTCACCATGACACCGCCGGAACTCTAG